The genomic window TGACATCGCACCGGTAACGGCGGGGATTGCCGTGGATCTCAGCCATATCCCCTCACCGGTGCGGGTCCGCGGATTTTGTGGTTCAGACGCATCACCGGCGTTGCTTGGCGCCGATATCGTGCTGATTGTCGCGAGTGTTGCCCGCAAGCCCGGGATGGATCGCGCGGATCTGTTTAATGTTAATGCCGGCATCGTGCGGCAGCTGGTCGGGCCAGGTGGCGGCGTGCGCGCCGCAGGCGCTTATCGGCATCGTCACCAATCCGGTGAATACCCTTGTCCCCATCGCCGCAGGCGTGCTAGCGCAGGCAGGTGTTTACCAACCGCAAAAACTTTTTGGCATCACGACGCTGGACGTCATACGCGCCAACCGCTATGTGGCGGACCTGAAAGTCCTGCGGCCGGACCAGATGGAGGTGCCGGTCGTGGGCGGCCACTCCGGCGTCACGATTTTGCCTTTGCTATCTCAGGTGCCGGGCATCAGTTTTAGCGATGAGGAAGTCACTCTTTTGACCCGACGGATCCGCAATGCCGGCACCGAGGTGGTCGAGGCAAAGGCCGGCGCCGGATCCGCGACGCTCGCCATGGGTTACGCCGCCGCCCGCTTTACGCTGTCGCTGGTGTGGGCACTGCAGGGGCAGCAGGGAATAATTGAATGCGCCTATGTGGAAAGCGAGACCGACTTTTCCCGCTTTTTTGCCCAGCCGCTGCAAGGCATGCGCCCGGCGAACGGTTTCTGCAACCTTAGCCCGCCGTCGGCAACGCGGGGACAGGGGGATGGGTGTTCCCTTCAGAGCAATGCGATCTTTTCATTGGCATGGCTCTGCATCCTCTACGCGGCAGACTGTGTCCTTTTCTATTTTCTATGCCGGCGGTGCCGGCAGGGCATTGCGCGGTTTGCCGCGCGGTGGCTTTAGCGCTGATAAGTCTTAGCGCAGCGCCTCGGCGTGGCTGGGCAGGTTTGCCGTCGACAAGTCTGGCGAAGCTCTGCGCACGCATCGCAGGCAACATTTGCCGCTGACATCTCGGCGGCGCAGCGCGCGGGCGGTGGCATTATGCCTGCGCCGGACGTTCCTGTGTTGCCAAGCAAGGTGTATAACGGTGAACGTTTCCCTAATGCCAAATACTTTCGCATCCGATTTCCGTGGCAAAAAAGTTAGTCGTGCCGACGTTTTCTTTTCTTTTTTCCAGACATTCTCCTTCACATAAAATTAATTTATAAAGATATAATTTATTAAATTACAGTAATAATATAGATAATGATATAAGAATTATATTTCATTGATAATGAACAATTTTTATTAATTTTGTGTTTTTTATTCTAATAGCTGGTATTGATCTCATTTTTTAATACCACCTTTGATCCAATGCGCTTTTTTTGTGTTGTAATTAGCGTTACGACAAGTCTTTAATGTTATACATTAAATGTTGTCGTAATAGCGGAACGGGAATCAGGTGCCGTAAATTCCACAGTACCTGCCCAAACCGTGCGATGGCGATAGCGCCAGGCTATCACCATGACAAGGAGGGGGATAAAAGATGGAAATAAAAAAAGAATGGATTGCAACGCACGAATTGATAGGGGTAGGTGGACTACCCAAAACACGACAGGGACTGAATCGGCGTGCCAGAGAGGAGGGCTGGCAGAAAAGACGGCGCGAGGGCGCGCGCGGTAAAGCAGTTGAGTATTCCTGGCACAGTTTGCCGGACATGGTGAAAAAGACGCTTTCTTTAAGGACCAACCCGGCGGAGTACCAACTCTCCCCACAGGAGACGTCGGCTACCTGGAACGAAATTTATCGGCAACTTTCCGATGCGGAGCGCGATTTTATCGTCTCCTTTATCGTACGAGAAGGGGTACTGAACTTGCTAAAGCGTCTTGACTATCCCGACGAACCACTTAACGACGTCAGGCCGGAATGACATAGTGCGCCGGGGAAGGGATGGTCCTCCCCGGCGCCGGCGCGTTGGTCAGCGCTGTCGTATCAGGCTTTTCCTATCGAGTAATTGATTGGTTTCCGGATCGATATAGCGACTGGGCCATATGATCGAGGGATGAATCTCCAGCACATCAGCGATAAGCCACTCACCCTTCGGCCAGGGCCGGATGAGGGCGTTCGCCAGCGTGGAAGAACTCAACCCTGCCGCCCGCGAT from Sodalis glossinidius str. 'morsitans' includes these protein-coding regions:
- a CDS encoding helix-turn-helix domain-containing protein; amino-acid sequence: MSERNTDWHPADIIAALRKRGTSLAAVSRAAGLSSSTLANALIRPWPKGEWLIADVLEIHPSIIWPSRYIDPETNQLLDRKSLIRQR
- a CDS encoding DNA-binding protein; amino-acid sequence: MKKEWIATHELIGVGGLPKTRQGLNRRAREEGWQKRRREGARGKAVEYSWHSLPDMVKKTLSLRTNPAEYQLSPQETSATWNEIYRQLSDAERDFIVSFIVREGVLNLLKRLDYPDEPLNDVRPE